TTTTCTACCGTTTCTAAGTCGGCTAAGATTAATTCAAGGTTAATAACTTGGATATCTCGAATCGGATCAACACTACCTGAAACGTGTGTAATGTTTTCATCGTTAAAGCAGCGGACAACATGAGAAATCGCATCTACTTGACGAATATGAGATAAGAACTTATTTCCTAATCCTTCACCTTTACTTGCACCTTCGACAATCCCTGCAATATCTGTAAATTCAAAAGCAGTCGGCACCGTTTTATCTGGTTCTACCATTTCGGTTAATGTATCTAAACGTGCATCTGGTACTTCTACGATCCCCACGTTCGGATCAATCGTACAGAATGGATAGTTTGCAGACTCTGCACCTGCTTGTGTAATCGCGTTGAATAATGTTGACTTTCCTACGTTCGGTAATCCGACAATCCCTGTTGTTAACGCCATCCTTCAAACCCCTTTATTTATATAATTATTCAAAGTATATGAATTACTGTATAAATTCCCGCTAATTTACTTTTAGAACAATCTTACTACATCCTACCCAATTATAGAGATACTACAAGAAAAAAACAAGGCTCCCACTGCTTAATGTGAGTGCCTTGTTCCTTTCTATCAATGATACATATATATCGAACATTAACGCTTTATCTTAATTCATCCATAGTAAATACACAAAGTGTTTGTGTAGTCATTTTACGAACTACAGATAATTTATTACCTACTCTAATACTTTCTTCATCTTTTTATCAAACTCTCTTCTAGGAAGCATAATACTATGGTCACAACCGAGACATTTTATTCGTATATCCATGCCCATACGAATAATTTTCCAGCGGTTTTCACCACAAGGGTGCGGCTTCTTCATTTCTACAATGTTATTTAAATCATAGTTTTTTTCACTCATAGTCATCCACTCCCCTCATTCATAAATGAATCATCATAGGAATTATACTACATCATTCTCTATTATTTCCATGCTTCTATGAATTGATGACTTTTTCATCAAATCGGTGCATGATTGGGTGTAAAATAATTGCTGCTAGGACATATAAATTTAAGATGCCATATAAAGGATAAAGGATTGAAATAAGCCTTGAAAAGCCTATCGTTGTAAGTGGTATCATTAATATAACAAAAAGAAATGCGATCATCCAATATGGTAGTTTTACGAATTCTCGAAACCTTGTACATAATCCGAGCATGCCTGAGGCTGCTGTCGTATAAATCGCCACCCATAACAGTCCAGACATCAACAACACCATAAAGTATGGATAATGCTTTAAAATCGCAAATAATGGAATTTCATATAACATCACCTCATGAGCGACCTTTAACAATGATTCATTATATAAAAATGAGACAGTTCCTAAAATAACCGCACTCCCTAAGCTGGCAACCCATAACTCACCACGGTGATTAATTTTATGTCCAATTGCTCCTAGTACGGCAACCAGAGGTAAAATGTTTAATGCTGTAAACGTAAATGCTGATGGCCAATTATGTTGCTTCGTTACATCAAACTGAAAGGAAAACCCCGATGTCCACTGAAATACTAATAATGTCCCTACTAAACTAATAATTAATACCGGAATGATCATCGCATTCATTGAAGTCATCCCGTTAATTCCCCAAATAAATAAAAGTACGAGTAAAACAGAAATAATCACAACACCAAACCAATACGGCACATGCAACACTTGAAGTGTTGCCCCACCTCCTGCAATCATGATCATCGTTGTAGAAAATAAATATAGAATAATCATTCCATCATAAACTTTTGTTAACCTTCTACCCATCAACTCTTTTAAAACAGGGATATAGTGTGCTGATTTTTTTTCATAGCTTATTTTCATAACAACGTAGCTACATATAAAGAATAATATTGAAAAAAGTAGGATTGCAAAACTACTTTCTGATCCAAAGAATTGCCATAACTCCCTACCAGATGCATATCCTGCCCCGATCATAGTACCCACAATAAGAAACGTCCATTTCAACCCCGATAACAACATATTCTTCCCCTCTTTTTTCCATATTTGACGTATAGATCCGAAAAAGTATCCGTATACTGTTACTATTATTTCGGAAATGAGGGTTGTATGATGCTTTCGGGACAACTTTTTCCACATTCGAAAAAAAACACGTTTCGCTATCACATGGATGACCTAACATCTATGAATAAAATGGCGAAACAAATGGCTACTTATTTCCCTACAGATAATAGAGATATTGTCATTGTTTGTATTGGGACAGATCGTTCAACAGGTGATAGCTTAGGTCCACTGGTTGGTACAAAAATTAGTGAGCGACTTCACCACGGCATCACGGTTTATGGAACATTAGAAGAACCTGTTCATGCAAAGAATTTAGAAGATACATTACAAATGATCAGCGTAAGTCATAAGTCCCCATTTATAATCGGAATCGACGCCTGCTTAGGACGCTCCTCTAGTGTTGGAATCATGACCTTAGGAGAAGGTCCCGTACGTCCAGGAATTGCAGTGAAAAAGCAATTACCTAGTGTAGGTGATATTCATATAACAGGGATAGTTAATGTGTCAGGCTTTATGGAAATGATGGTTCTTCAAAATACTAGACTATCCATTGTTATGAAAATGGCTAATATCATCTCCCGCTCCATCATTTATGCAAATCGACTTCGTCAAACGGACGAAAAGGAATCGAAAACTTCTATATAAAAAGGCTGTCCAATGCAATCATGCATTGGACAGCCTCGCTTAACACAATATTTATATTGCAAGAAATGAAACATAAATAATGACTAATATAATAACAAATAATATCGCCGGAAGAAGGTTTGCAATTCGTATTTTTGTTAATCCGATAATATTTAAACCGATCCCAATGATCATAATTCCACCAACAGATGTGATTTCACTAATAATAAAATCAAGCCATTCTTCAGGGATACTTGTTGCAATCAAGGTCGCCGATAATGCAATACTCCCTTGATAAATAATGACCGGAAATGCAGAAAACAAGACACCAATTCCTAAAGTTGCTGCAAAAATGATCGAGAAAAAGCCATCTAAAACAGATTTTGTTAGTAATACTGAATGGTCCTGTCTTAACCCACTGTCAAGTGCACCGATAATTGCCATTGCACCAACGACGAAAACTAAAGTTGCTGCTACAAATCCTTCGGCAATATTCGATTCTTTATTTTTGTTCATTTTTCTCTGTAGCCAATTCCCAACTTCATTTAATTTCCCTTCAATGTTTAACCTTTCTCCCAGGACTCCACCAAATGCTAAACTAAGAATCACAATAATAAATTGGTGACTCTCCATTGCCATCATTAACCCAAGGACAATAACAGCTAAACCAATACCTTTTGTCACTGTTTCTTTCATCTCATCGGAAAAACCCTTTAATTTCGACCCTAGCCAAGCTCCAATAATAATCGCAAGCCCATTAATCAATGTGCCTAATAATACCATGATGTCTCTCCTAACTTAATAGACCTTCTTTAATCTCTTGAATTGCTACAATCAACTGTTCAACTTCTTGTTCTGTATTGAATGGTCCAAAACTCACACGAATTAATCCAGTATCAATTGTATTGCACGTTTGGTGTGCCAAAGGAGTGCAGTGCAAGCCTGAACGGACAGCGATACCATAATGTTCGTCCAAAATCATTGCCATTTCATTTACATCAATCCCTGGAATTCGGAAAGCAACGACTCCGAGTTGCTTCACTTCATTTCGAGGAGCAATGACTTCTACCTCACCCATTTCCATCAACCCTTTTTTACAAAGGTCTGTTAAGTGCTTCTCATGAGCATAGATTTTTTCAAGACTTTCTTTTTCAACATACTCCAAACCTTTCAATAATCCAGCTATCCCAGGAGTATTTAATGTTCCACTTTCTAATCCTGCTGGCCATATATCTGGCTGTTCTTTCGATTCAGAATGGCTTCCAGTTCCACCAACAATTCGTGGGGATAGTCGAACATGTAGCTGTACAATTAAGACACCCACTCCTTGTGGGCCAAGTAACCCTTTATGACTAGGGAAAGCTAACATATCAATACCACTGTCTATCATTTTTATTGGTAACACTCCTGCTGTTTGTGAAGCATCGACGAAAAATAAAGCATTGTGATCTTTCAACACATCTCCCCATTCTTCAATAGGCAATACTTCACCTGTCAAGTTTGAACCATGAGTCATGACGACAAGTTTTGTTCGTTCAGTTAAAGCATTATTCAAACTCTGCTTAGCTTCTTCTTTTGAAATAGAAGGTTGTAAATACGTTACCCTGATTCCTTTTTCTGCTTTTAATTTTTCTAACGGTCGTCGAACGGAATTATGTTCAAAGCTAGTTGTGATGACATGATCGCCCTCTGCAAGTGAAAGACCAAATATCCCTTGGTTAATTGCAGTTGTTGCATTTGATGAAAAAATCACACGGTCTGCCCGATCACTTTGAAACATGATTGATAACTTTCTTCTTGTATTCTCAATCACTGATGCAGCCTTTTGAGATAAACGATGTCCACCTCTACCTGGATTAGCGCCATATTCATTGACCGCTTCAACCATTGCTTCAGCCACCATCTTTGGCTTCGGGAAACTGGAAGATGCTTGGTCAAAATAGATCATCACACTTCACTCCTTTATATCAAAAATCGTTCATCAAAAAATTGCTTGAAAAAGGTGACCATCTATTTTTAGGTGGTCACCTTTTGCTTATTCTTCTTCTGACTGTTGCAACAAATCCATAATACGTTCTAAATCTTCTTCTGAGAAAAAGTCAATTTCTATTTTTCCTTTTTTCTTTCCTTTTTTAATGTTTACATTTGTACCGAAGTATTCCTTTAACCTCGACTCTCGCTCTCGTATGATTGGAGGTAACTGAGGTTTCTTTTTTGTTTCACGTGAAACATTATCGTTTATCCGTTGTACTAATTCTTCTAATTGACGAACACTTAATTTTTCATTAATGACTTTTTGAATCGTTGCAGTAAGCTTTTCTTTACGTTTTAACCCGAGCAAGGCTCTCCCATGCCCCATAGATAACTTACCTTCAGCGATGAATTCTTGAGCAAGTTGCGGTAATTGTAGGAGCCTAACATGGTTTGCTATATGCGGGCGACTTTTCCCCAGTTTCTTCGATAATTGTTCTTGAGTTACTTGTAAGTGCTCTAATAATTTTTGATAAGCTTTCGCTTCCTCTAGCGGGTTTAGATCTTCTCTTTGGAGATTTTCAATTAATGCAATCTCCATCATTTGGTCTTCTGACAACTCTTTAATAACAGCAGGAACCGTACTCAATTTTGCTGATTTGGCTGCTCGGTATCGGCGTTCTCCAGCAACAATCTCATATCCCTTTATACTTTTACGTACAATAAGTGGTTGTAAAATACCATGCTGTTCAATTGAGGCCTTTAACTCCTCAATAGCCTCTTCTTCAAAAACTTTTCGAGGCTGGTATGGATTTGGCCTTAATTCAGATAGTTTTAATTCATGGACTTTATCATCTTGATCATTTGAAGCTTCTGGGAAAAAAGCTTGAATACCTTTACCTAGTCCTCTAGCCATGACTCATCACTTCCTTCGCTAAATCAATATACACTTCAGCTCCCCTTGACTTCGGGTCGTATGTAATGATTGGTTCACCATGACTAGGTGCTTCTCCTAACCGTACATTCCTAGGAATAATTGTCTGAAACACTTTTTCACGGAAGTATTTTTTCACTTCTTCAATGACTTGAATCCCTAAGTTTGTTCTAGCATCCAGCATCGTTAAAAGAACACCTTCAATTTCTAAATCGTGATTTAAATGCTTTTGGACAAGCCTAACCGTATTAAGTAACTGGCTCAATCCTTCTAACGCATAGTACTCACATTGTACAGGGATGAGGACGGCATCAGAAGCTGTTAATGAGTTAATCGTTAATAATCCTAATGAAGGAGGGCAATCAATCACTATATAGTCATATTGCTCTTTCACTTGCTCAATTGCTCTTTTTAAACGAACTTCCCTTGAGATTGTTGGCACTAATTCAATTTCTGCTCCAGCCAGTTGAATCGTGGAAGGGAGAACCCATAAATTGTCGACAGTTGAAGGGATGATGACATCAGAAGCGTTTTTATCTTCAACAAGGACATTATAAATACACTCATCTACATCGCCTTTGTCGACACCAACTCCACTTGTTGTATTACCTTGCGGGTCAATATCAATTAACAATACCTTTTTTCCTAAATGTGCAAAACATGCACTTAAATTGACAGCCGTTGTTGTTTTACCAACGCCGCCTTTTTGATTAGCAATGGCTAAAACTCTTCCCATGCTATCACCTACCTCACTTACGCTTAAATGCTTATTATTATTACTAGATTTAGTCATATATTGTTCGCTATCTGTTTATTGGTTCTGACTGTGCATTTTTTTATCTCATACATCATTCAGTTCTTAGCTATCTTTTATTTTATCATGAAAAAGGAGCAGTGAAGCTGTTACTTTTATAAAAAATTAAAAAATAACCCATTTTATCTATATTAAATTATCATTCAGAACAAAAATTAATAGATTGGTTGATTTTCAAGTCTAAAAAAGGCTATTTTCTAAAAAGATTGTTGCTCTTTAGTAATAAAGTTATCTCTCAATCGGTTACAGACGAACGCTATTCCTGCTTCTTCCTCTACTAGCTTTGTTTTGTTGTTGGTTCGTCGAAGCTAATCTTTACATGCGAGGAGTAATCGCAGGAGCACTCTTTACCTGCGACGAGCAAGCATAGCGGCGCAGGAGCATTCCACCTTACACCTCTGCGTGTTTTTATAAATACGAAAAGAACCCAAAAAAGAAAAACATCCGTTTACAGAAAACGAATGCATAAGAAATTTGATTAAATTTATGATTTCGGAATACGAATTGTAAATTGATAATAATCGTCGTGTTCTTCTTCATCTGTATCAATCGTCATTCCTGTTTGAACAACCATATCTACAGACTTTCGAATCGTATTCATCGCAAGGCGCGTATCTTTGGATACCCCTTTTCGAATCGGCTTTTTCTTCTTTGGTTTATTCTCAATATCTAGTAATCTTTCAATATACATCTCAGTTTGTTTCACACTAAGCTGCTCATCAATGATTTTCTGAAGAACCTTTTCTTGTTTCTCTTGTTCTTTTAAACTAATCAGTGCTCTTGCATGTCT
The Bacillus shivajii DNA segment above includes these coding regions:
- a CDS encoding ParB/RepB/Spo0J family partition protein; the encoded protein is MARGLGKGIQAFFPEASNDQDDKVHELKLSELRPNPYQPRKVFEEEAIEELKASIEQHGILQPLIVRKSIKGYEIVAGERRYRAAKSAKLSTVPAVIKELSEDQMMEIALIENLQREDLNPLEEAKAYQKLLEHLQVTQEQLSKKLGKSRPHIANHVRLLQLPQLAQEFIAEGKLSMGHGRALLGLKRKEKLTATIQKVINEKLSVRQLEELVQRINDNVSRETKKKPQLPPIIRERESRLKEYFGTNVNIKKGKKKGKIEIDFFSEEDLERIMDLLQQSEEE
- the yyaC gene encoding spore protease YyaC, which produces MNKMAKQMATYFPTDNRDIVIVCIGTDRSTGDSLGPLVGTKISERLHHGITVYGTLEEPVHAKNLEDTLQMISVSHKSPFIIGIDACLGRSSSVGIMTLGEGPVRPGIAVKKQLPSVGDIHITGIVNVSGFMEMMVLQNTRLSIVMKMANIISRSIIYANRLRQTDEKESKTSI
- a CDS encoding YkvI family membrane protein; this encodes MLLSGLKWTFLIVGTMIGAGYASGRELWQFFGSESSFAILLFSILFFICSYVVMKISYEKKSAHYIPVLKELMGRRLTKVYDGMIILYLFSTTMIMIAGGGATLQVLHVPYWFGVVIISVLLVLLFIWGINGMTSMNAMIIPVLIISLVGTLLVFQWTSGFSFQFDVTKQHNWPSAFTFTALNILPLVAVLGAIGHKINHRGELWVASLGSAVILGTVSFLYNESLLKVAHEVMLYEIPLFAILKHYPYFMVLLMSGLLWVAIYTTAASGMLGLCTRFREFVKLPYWMIAFLFVILMIPLTTIGFSRLISILYPLYGILNLYVLAAIILHPIMHRFDEKVINS
- a CDS encoding DUF554 domain-containing protein — encoded protein: MVLLGTLINGLAIIIGAWLGSKLKGFSDEMKETVTKGIGLAVIVLGLMMAMESHQFIIVILSLAFGGVLGERLNIEGKLNEVGNWLQRKMNKNKESNIAEGFVAATLVFVVGAMAIIGALDSGLRQDHSVLLTKSVLDGFFSIIFAATLGIGVLFSAFPVIIYQGSIALSATLIATSIPEEWLDFIISEITSVGGIMIIGIGLNIIGLTKIRIANLLPAILFVIILVIIYVSFLAI
- a CDS encoding ParA family protein, with the translated sequence MGRVLAIANQKGGVGKTTTAVNLSACFAHLGKKVLLIDIDPQGNTTSGVGVDKGDVDECIYNVLVEDKNASDVIIPSTVDNLWVLPSTIQLAGAEIELVPTISREVRLKRAIEQVKEQYDYIVIDCPPSLGLLTINSLTASDAVLIPVQCEYYALEGLSQLLNTVRLVQKHLNHDLEIEGVLLTMLDARTNLGIQVIEEVKKYFREKVFQTIIPRNVRLGEAPSHGEPIITYDPKSRGAEVYIDLAKEVMSHG
- a CDS encoding DUF951 domain-containing protein, producing the protein MSEKNYDLNNIVEMKKPHPCGENRWKIIRMGMDIRIKCLGCDHSIMLPRREFDKKMKKVLE
- a CDS encoding aminotransferase class V-fold PLP-dependent enzyme, which produces MIYFDQASSSFPKPKMVAEAMVEAVNEYGANPGRGGHRLSQKAASVIENTRRKLSIMFQSDRADRVIFSSNATTAINQGIFGLSLAEGDHVITTSFEHNSVRRPLEKLKAEKGIRVTYLQPSISKEEAKQSLNNALTERTKLVVMTHGSNLTGEVLPIEEWGDVLKDHNALFFVDASQTAGVLPIKMIDSGIDMLAFPSHKGLLGPQGVGVLIVQLHVRLSPRIVGGTGSHSESKEQPDIWPAGLESGTLNTPGIAGLLKGLEYVEKESLEKIYAHEKHLTDLCKKGLMEMGEVEVIAPRNEVKQLGVVAFRIPGIDVNEMAMILDEHYGIAVRSGLHCTPLAHQTCNTIDTGLIRVSFGPFNTEQEVEQLIVAIQEIKEGLLS